A genomic window from Rhodococcus sp. KBS0724 includes:
- a CDS encoding hemolysin family protein, which yields MDIAFTILSLLGFIALTAGTALFVAAEFSLTALERSTVDEAARDGDLRSRQVQHAHKTLSFQLSGAQLGITITTLITGYLAEPVLARFITPVMKAVGLSESAASTTSLILALVLATSFSMIFGELVPKNLAISKPMPTARATAGMQAGFSLIFKWAINGLNGTANWIVRRLGIEPAEELRSARSPQELGSLVRTSAQRGSIDEGTALLVNRSLQFGDRTAEELMTPRVKIESLELSDTVADLIVTASRTGYSRFPVVRGDLDDTVGVVHIKHAFTVPADRRRTTRVDSLAQRVPVVPSSLDGDAVMERIRSDGMQVALVVDEYGGTAGIVTMEDLIEEIVGDVRDEHDEPELDVQRVGDGWSCSGLLRIDEVTSATGYTAPEGDYDTLGGLVLTELGRIPDEGDEVELPDVDASGDHRGKWIARVTSMDGRRIDRVTITPVPADVEPESAERTKESDDE from the coding sequence ATGGATATCGCATTCACCATTCTCAGTCTGCTCGGCTTCATCGCACTGACCGCAGGTACCGCCCTCTTCGTGGCGGCAGAATTCTCCCTCACTGCGCTCGAGCGCAGCACCGTCGACGAAGCTGCCCGTGACGGTGATCTTCGTTCCCGTCAGGTCCAGCACGCGCACAAGACGCTCTCGTTTCAGCTGTCCGGCGCGCAGCTCGGCATCACGATCACCACGCTCATCACCGGTTACCTGGCCGAGCCTGTTCTCGCCCGGTTCATCACCCCGGTCATGAAGGCCGTCGGCCTGAGCGAATCGGCAGCGTCCACAACGTCTTTGATTCTCGCCCTCGTTCTCGCGACCTCGTTCTCGATGATCTTCGGTGAACTGGTCCCCAAGAACCTGGCGATCTCCAAGCCGATGCCGACAGCCCGCGCCACCGCCGGTATGCAAGCCGGTTTCTCACTCATCTTCAAGTGGGCGATCAACGGGCTCAACGGAACCGCCAACTGGATCGTGCGGCGCCTCGGCATCGAACCTGCCGAGGAACTGCGTTCGGCGCGGTCCCCGCAGGAACTCGGCTCGCTGGTCCGCACGTCGGCGCAGCGCGGTTCCATCGACGAGGGCACTGCGCTCCTCGTCAACCGGTCGTTGCAGTTCGGTGACCGCACAGCGGAAGAACTCATGACGCCGCGAGTGAAGATCGAATCACTCGAGTTGTCCGATACCGTCGCCGATCTCATCGTGACGGCGTCCCGCACCGGCTACTCACGGTTCCCCGTTGTCCGCGGCGACCTCGACGACACCGTCGGAGTTGTTCACATCAAGCACGCGTTCACGGTTCCGGCCGATCGCAGGCGTACGACGCGAGTCGACAGCCTCGCCCAGCGCGTACCGGTAGTCCCGTCGAGCCTCGACGGTGACGCCGTCATGGAACGCATCCGCTCCGACGGCATGCAGGTTGCACTCGTGGTCGACGAATACGGCGGAACTGCAGGCATCGTCACCATGGAGGACCTCATCGAGGAAATCGTGGGCGACGTGCGCGACGAGCACGACGAACCCGAACTCGACGTCCAGCGCGTCGGCGACGGGTGGTCCTGCTCCGGACTTCTGCGCATCGACGAAGTCACCTCCGCTACGGGGTACACCGCACCCGAAGGCGACTACGACACCCTCGGCGGGTTGGTGCTCACCGAATTGGGGCGCATCCCCGACGAGGGAGACGAAGTGGAATTGCCCGACGTCGACGCGTCCGGCGATCATCGCGGCAAGTGGATTGCGCGAGTCACCTCGATGGACGGCCGTCGTATCGATCGAGTGACCATCACCCCGGTACCGGCAGATGTCGAACCCGAATCAGCAGAACGTACGAAGGAGTCCGACGATGAATAA
- a CDS encoding M56 family metallopeptidase, producing the protein MNATTALVFGILALLLAGPVPALLSRSTWPYRAPRAALVLWQAIALAAVLSAFSSGLAIASQLLVPGPDGRPTTAPTAEIDALGLPLWILYVVVFALTLLIGAKLIFSILQVGVRTRRRRARHRILVDLLDDCAMPAAVERTPDLRVLDVEEPIAYCLPGIRQRVVLSQGTLQNLDHAEVKAILTHERSHLRARHDLVLEAFTAVNHAFPRFVRSKSALGSVQLLVELLADDSAVRVTGPTPLARALVACAGSTAPRGAMAAGGPSTLIRVQRLSTDAADPRVAVCAYLAAITILVVPTVAVAVPWLTELRLLLNAY; encoded by the coding sequence ATGAACGCCACCACTGCACTGGTTTTCGGAATCCTCGCGCTATTGCTCGCGGGCCCGGTACCAGCACTCCTGAGCCGCTCTACGTGGCCGTACCGGGCGCCGCGCGCGGCGCTCGTTCTGTGGCAAGCCATCGCACTTGCCGCGGTGTTGTCAGCCTTCAGCTCGGGCTTGGCCATTGCCAGTCAGCTTCTGGTTCCAGGACCGGACGGCCGGCCGACCACTGCCCCGACCGCTGAGATCGACGCTCTCGGTTTGCCGCTCTGGATTCTGTACGTCGTGGTGTTTGCACTCACCCTGCTCATCGGCGCCAAACTGATTTTCTCGATCCTCCAAGTCGGGGTTCGAACGCGTCGTCGACGCGCACGCCACCGGATTCTGGTGGATCTGCTCGACGACTGCGCCATGCCCGCTGCGGTGGAGCGCACCCCGGACTTACGAGTTCTCGATGTCGAAGAGCCCATCGCGTACTGCCTGCCCGGCATACGTCAGCGTGTGGTCCTGAGCCAGGGAACACTGCAGAACCTCGATCATGCCGAGGTCAAGGCAATTCTCACGCACGAACGTTCACACCTGCGTGCTCGTCACGATCTGGTTCTCGAAGCGTTCACGGCCGTCAATCATGCGTTCCCCCGGTTCGTTCGTAGCAAGTCCGCCCTCGGATCCGTCCAATTGCTGGTCGAATTGCTTGCCGACGATTCCGCTGTCCGGGTGACCGGCCCAACTCCCCTCGCCCGCGCACTCGTCGCGTGTGCAGGTTCGACCGCACCGCGGGGCGCAATGGCAGCCGGTGGCCCCTCGACGCTGATTCGAGTCCAGCGACTCTCGACGGATGCCGCCGACCCCCGTGTTGCGGTGTGCGCCTATCTTGCCGCCATCACGATTCTGGTGGTCCCCACCGTTGCCGTCGCCGTGCCGTGGCTCACCGAACTTCGCTTACTTCTCAACGCGTACTAG
- the gndA gene encoding NADP-dependent phosphogluconate dehydrogenase: protein MSTTSTESPRAQIGVTGLAVMGSNIARNFARHGHTVALHNRSIAKTDALIAEHGSEGDFVRTETVEEFVAALQKPRRVLIMVKAGAPTDAVIEELANAMEPGDIIIDGGNSLYTDTIRREAAIRARGLHFVGAGISGGEEGALNGPSIMPGGPKESYEALGPLLESISAHVDGTPCCTHIGPDGSGHFVKMVHNGIEYADMQLIGEAYNLFRDALGYDAGQVADVFTEWNKGTLESYLIEITAEVLRQVDAETGKPLVDVIVDAAEQKGTGRWTVKSALDLGVPVTGIAEAVFARALSGSRTQRAAAQAQGLAAGSLGDKPADAEQFAADIQAALYASKIVAYAQGFDQIAAGSAEYNWDVKPADLATIWRGGCIIRAQFLNRIKDAFDADPSLPSLILAPYFREAIEAGIDSWRRVVATATMLGIPVPAFASSLSYYDGLRAERLPAALTQGQRDFFGAHTYERIDKPGKFHTLWSGDRSEIEA, encoded by the coding sequence ATGTCAACCACTAGCACCGAATCACCCCGAGCTCAGATCGGCGTCACCGGCCTGGCCGTCATGGGTTCGAATATTGCCCGCAATTTCGCCCGCCACGGTCACACCGTTGCCTTGCACAACCGCAGCATCGCGAAGACCGATGCACTGATCGCCGAGCATGGTTCCGAGGGCGATTTCGTGCGCACCGAGACCGTCGAGGAGTTTGTTGCCGCGCTGCAGAAGCCGCGTCGCGTACTGATCATGGTCAAGGCCGGCGCGCCGACCGACGCTGTGATCGAAGAGCTCGCCAATGCGATGGAGCCTGGCGACATCATCATCGACGGCGGTAACTCGCTGTACACGGACACGATCCGCCGTGAGGCTGCGATCCGTGCACGTGGACTGCACTTCGTCGGCGCTGGAATCTCCGGTGGCGAAGAAGGCGCGCTCAATGGTCCCTCGATCATGCCGGGCGGCCCGAAGGAGTCCTACGAGGCTCTCGGCCCCCTTCTGGAATCCATCTCCGCGCATGTCGACGGCACCCCGTGCTGCACGCACATCGGTCCTGACGGCAGCGGACACTTCGTCAAGATGGTGCACAACGGCATCGAGTACGCCGACATGCAGCTCATCGGCGAGGCGTACAACCTCTTCCGTGATGCTCTGGGTTACGACGCCGGCCAGGTCGCCGATGTCTTCACGGAGTGGAACAAGGGCACGCTCGAGTCGTACCTGATCGAGATCACCGCAGAGGTTCTGCGGCAGGTGGACGCCGAGACGGGTAAGCCGTTGGTCGACGTCATCGTCGATGCTGCCGAGCAGAAGGGCACGGGCCGCTGGACGGTCAAGTCCGCTCTGGATCTGGGCGTGCCGGTCACCGGTATCGCCGAGGCCGTGTTTGCTCGTGCACTGTCGGGTAGCCGCACGCAGCGCGCAGCAGCTCAGGCACAGGGTCTGGCCGCGGGCTCTCTCGGCGACAAGCCGGCTGACGCCGAGCAGTTCGCAGCGGACATCCAGGCTGCGCTGTACGCGTCGAAGATCGTGGCATACGCGCAGGGTTTCGATCAGATCGCTGCCGGCAGCGCCGAGTACAACTGGGACGTCAAGCCTGCCGACCTGGCAACAATCTGGCGCGGCGGCTGCATCATCCGGGCGCAGTTCCTCAACCGCATCAAGGACGCGTTCGATGCTGATCCGTCGCTGCCGAGCTTGATTCTGGCTCCGTACTTCCGTGAGGCCATCGAAGCCGGAATCGACAGCTGGCGTCGTGTTGTCGCCACCGCGACGATGCTCGGCATCCCGGTGCCGGCGTTTGCGTCGTCGCTGTCCTACTACGACGGTCTGCGCGCGGAGCGTCTCCCGGCGGCGTTGACTCAGGGTCAGCGCGACTTCTTCGGGGCTCACACCTACGAGCGCATCGACAAGCCCGGCAAGTTCCACACGCTGTGGAGCGGCGACCGTAGCGAAATCGAGGCCTGA
- a CDS encoding BlaI/MecI/CopY family transcriptional regulator, whose product MAGLGELERAVMDHLWSTTEPQTVRQVHEALATHRELAYTTVMTVLQRLAKKHLVIQQRDDRAHRYLPVNKREELVASLMVDALAQAPESGGRAAALVHFVGQVNADEADALREALAALEVRESAKKDVRP is encoded by the coding sequence ATGGCAGGTCTAGGTGAACTCGAACGCGCGGTTATGGATCATTTGTGGTCTACAACCGAACCCCAAACTGTGCGACAGGTACATGAAGCACTCGCGACACATCGCGAACTGGCGTACACGACGGTCATGACCGTTCTGCAACGCCTTGCGAAGAAGCACCTGGTGATTCAGCAACGTGACGATCGTGCACATCGCTATCTCCCGGTGAACAAGCGTGAAGAGTTGGTGGCAAGTCTGATGGTCGACGCGCTGGCTCAGGCGCCGGAGTCCGGCGGTCGGGCTGCAGCTCTGGTTCACTTCGTGGGACAGGTCAACGCCGACGAGGCCGACGCACTACGCGAAGCACTTGCCGCTCTCGAGGTGCGCGAATCCGCGAAAAAAGATGTGCGGCCGTAG
- a CDS encoding DEAD/DEAH box helicase, translating to MPKSTIDSPTSTEGRSFIDLGIPAVMVHALRRHGIDAPFPIQAATIPDVLAGRDVLGRGATGSGKTLAFGLPMLVRLKGGASTRNRPRGLVLAPTRELAIQIHKALDDAATEVGLRVASAVGGVPIKRQADILARGVDLLIATPGRLLDLLDQKSVILDDVMITTIDEADHMADMGFIDEVAKILDTTPKDGQRLLFSATLDGKVDDLVAGYLRNPASHATAPPVATVSTMEHHLLFVDQVDKRSVVAHIASRAGRTIMFVKTKYGVDRLAQQLHLIGVSAGALHGGKTQNNRTKTLASFSDGTTPVLVATDVAARGIHVDDVTLVVHVDPPAEAKDYLHRAGRTARAGESGVVVTIVTDEERAGVEKLTKAAGVKVHSVRVRPDDLELTRITGAMEPTGIPVAAPDTSVEVTHTAKRGRQEHDTAGRTAAGGRMKKDGDKRAVASRRVTDPKTVKKIRADGTPVPTRSERLASKGLTPRRGTGKPNPGRPSAGKAGGKRAH from the coding sequence ATGCCGAAATCGACGATCGACTCGCCCACATCTACCGAAGGGCGCTCGTTCATCGACCTCGGAATCCCTGCTGTGATGGTGCACGCACTACGCCGGCACGGGATTGATGCTCCGTTCCCCATCCAGGCAGCCACCATCCCCGATGTGCTGGCAGGCCGCGACGTTCTCGGCCGCGGCGCGACGGGTTCGGGCAAGACCTTGGCCTTCGGGCTTCCGATGCTGGTGCGTCTCAAGGGCGGCGCAAGCACCCGGAATCGCCCGCGCGGATTGGTGCTCGCTCCCACCCGCGAACTGGCAATTCAGATTCACAAAGCGCTCGACGACGCGGCCACCGAGGTGGGCTTGCGGGTAGCGAGCGCGGTGGGCGGGGTCCCGATCAAGCGTCAGGCCGACATTCTGGCTCGCGGTGTCGATCTGCTGATCGCCACGCCTGGCCGGTTGCTCGATCTGCTCGATCAGAAGTCGGTGATTCTCGACGACGTCATGATCACCACGATCGACGAAGCCGACCACATGGCTGACATGGGCTTCATCGACGAGGTTGCCAAGATTCTCGACACGACCCCGAAAGATGGTCAGCGCCTTCTCTTTTCGGCGACACTGGATGGAAAAGTCGACGATTTGGTTGCGGGTTACCTGCGCAACCCGGCGTCACATGCCACCGCTCCCCCGGTTGCGACGGTCTCCACGATGGAACATCACCTGCTCTTCGTCGATCAGGTGGACAAGAGATCCGTTGTCGCCCATATCGCTTCGCGAGCGGGGCGCACCATCATGTTCGTCAAGACCAAGTACGGTGTGGATCGTCTTGCGCAGCAACTGCATTTGATCGGTGTCTCTGCCGGCGCTCTGCACGGCGGGAAGACGCAGAACAACCGGACCAAGACCCTCGCGTCGTTCTCCGACGGCACGACGCCGGTCCTGGTCGCGACAGACGTCGCGGCCCGCGGTATCCATGTCGACGACGTGACGCTCGTTGTCCATGTCGATCCGCCTGCCGAGGCCAAGGATTACCTGCACCGCGCCGGCCGTACCGCGCGCGCCGGTGAATCGGGTGTTGTTGTCACCATCGTCACCGATGAAGAACGCGCGGGTGTCGAGAAGCTGACCAAGGCGGCCGGCGTGAAAGTCCACAGTGTTCGGGTCCGCCCCGACGATCTGGAGCTCACCCGCATCACCGGTGCCATGGAACCAACAGGGATCCCCGTCGCAGCGCCCGACACGAGCGTCGAGGTCACGCATACGGCCAAGCGCGGGCGGCAGGAACACGACACCGCAGGCCGCACGGCAGCAGGTGGCCGCATGAAGAAAGACGGAGACAAGCGCGCTGTTGCCTCGCGCCGGGTCACCGATCCCAAGACGGTGAAGAAGATCCGCGCCGACGGCACTCCCGTCCCGACGCGTTCGGAGCGGCTCGCATCCAAGGGACTCACGCCGCGCCGCGGAACAGGTAAACCCAATCCCGGTCGCCCGTCTGCCGGAAAAGCCGGAGGCAAACGCGCACACTGA
- a CDS encoding DMT family transporter has protein sequence MGDLPLISIICALAAALLFACASVAQQRAASSVPEGGALVASLIRSPRWWAGLIGDGGGYVMQALALALGSVLVVQPLIVSSLLFALPLSAKFSGIRITRTAWTFAVMLAIALAVFLVVGDPTEGDSNAPWSDWAVPLTITVGVAVVATIGGLSKLDAGWRALLLGAAAGVFYGIAVAFTKYVTDLLGDGFVSVVSAWQTWALIASGAIGVYVQQRAFQVGPLSASLPALTIGEPIAAVFLGMTVLDERLRVEGLGIVVIGCAVAVMIVTTIALSRSQGRETIGVTAPSPVSS, from the coding sequence ATGGGCGATCTTCCACTGATCTCGATCATCTGCGCACTCGCTGCCGCACTGCTCTTCGCGTGCGCGTCGGTTGCTCAACAGCGGGCTGCGTCGTCGGTACCCGAGGGCGGCGCGCTGGTCGCGTCGTTGATTCGCAGCCCGCGGTGGTGGGCCGGCTTGATCGGCGACGGCGGTGGTTACGTCATGCAGGCGCTTGCGCTGGCACTGGGTTCAGTGTTGGTGGTTCAGCCGTTGATCGTGTCGTCGTTGTTGTTCGCGCTGCCGCTGTCGGCGAAGTTCTCGGGCATCCGGATCACGCGGACCGCCTGGACGTTTGCGGTCATGCTTGCGATTGCCTTGGCCGTATTTCTCGTTGTCGGTGATCCCACCGAGGGCGACAGCAATGCACCGTGGTCGGACTGGGCCGTGCCTTTGACGATCACGGTCGGCGTGGCCGTCGTTGCGACCATCGGCGGCTTGTCCAAACTCGACGCAGGCTGGCGCGCACTGCTTCTCGGCGCTGCGGCGGGCGTCTTCTACGGTATTGCCGTCGCGTTCACGAAGTACGTCACCGATCTACTCGGGGACGGGTTCGTCAGCGTCGTGAGCGCCTGGCAGACGTGGGCACTCATCGCGTCGGGGGCCATCGGCGTCTACGTCCAGCAACGCGCGTTCCAGGTGGGTCCGTTGTCTGCGTCGTTGCCGGCGTTGACCATCGGCGAACCCATCGCGGCGGTGTTCCTCGGCATGACGGTTCTCGACGAGCGACTACGAGTCGAGGGCCTCGGGATTGTTGTCATCGGTTGCGCTGTCGCCGTCATGATCGTCACGACAATCGCGCTCTCGCGGTCGCAGGGACGCGAAACGATCGGCGTAACTGCGCCTTCGCCGGTAAGCTCGTGA
- a CDS encoding GuaB1 family IMP dehydrogenase-related protein: MQFLEGQRPPYDLTYDDVFLVPNRTDVTSRFDVDLASADGSGTTIPVVVANMTAVAGRRMAETVARRGGLVIIPQDVPTEAVAETVAFVKSRHLVADTPVTLSPEDAVSDALALLPKRAHGAVVVVEDGKPLGVVTEAACADVDRFTRLRTVAITDFVTAPVTATPREVFELLETKHDPLAVIVNEDGTLAGVLTRTGAIRAGIYDPAVDANGALRVAAAVGVNGDVGAKAKALVDAGADVIVVDTAHGHQQRMIDALTTLKALDLGVPLVAGNVVSAQGTRDLIAAGADIVKVGVGPGAMCTTRMMTGVGRPQFSAVAECAAAARELGKHVWADGGVRHPRDVALALAAGASNVMIGSWFAGTYESPGDLKVDQAGNAYKESFGMASKRAVAARTATETAFDRARKGLFEEGISSSRMRLDPERPGVEDLIDQICSGVRSTCTYAGARSLEELHDKAVLGVQSAAGFAEGRPLPVGW; this comes from the coding sequence GTGCAGTTCCTCGAAGGGCAACGCCCCCCATACGACCTGACCTACGACGATGTCTTCCTCGTCCCCAACCGGACTGACGTGACGTCCCGGTTCGACGTCGATCTTGCCTCCGCCGACGGCTCGGGTACCACCATTCCCGTCGTGGTCGCCAACATGACCGCAGTGGCAGGTCGCAGAATGGCCGAAACTGTCGCACGGCGCGGCGGGCTGGTGATCATTCCGCAGGACGTCCCCACCGAAGCGGTGGCCGAGACCGTGGCGTTCGTGAAGAGCCGTCATCTCGTGGCCGACACTCCGGTGACCTTGAGCCCGGAAGACGCCGTCTCCGACGCGTTGGCCCTGCTGCCCAAACGCGCGCACGGCGCAGTGGTGGTCGTCGAGGACGGCAAGCCCCTCGGTGTTGTCACCGAAGCGGCATGCGCAGACGTCGACAGGTTCACTCGCCTCCGTACTGTGGCGATCACCGACTTCGTCACCGCCCCGGTCACCGCAACACCGCGTGAGGTGTTCGAACTGCTCGAAACCAAGCATGATCCGCTTGCCGTCATCGTCAACGAGGACGGCACCCTCGCCGGGGTTCTGACTCGCACCGGCGCGATTCGTGCCGGAATCTACGACCCAGCGGTAGATGCCAACGGCGCTCTGCGCGTTGCTGCGGCGGTCGGCGTCAACGGCGATGTGGGTGCCAAGGCCAAAGCGCTGGTCGACGCGGGTGCCGACGTCATTGTGGTCGATACCGCTCACGGGCATCAGCAGCGCATGATCGACGCCCTGACCACGCTCAAAGCTCTGGATCTCGGTGTGCCGCTGGTGGCAGGCAACGTGGTCTCCGCGCAGGGCACCCGTGATCTCATCGCCGCGGGCGCCGACATCGTCAAGGTCGGTGTCGGACCCGGCGCGATGTGTACAACACGCATGATGACCGGTGTCGGTCGACCGCAGTTCTCGGCTGTTGCCGAATGCGCTGCGGCAGCACGCGAATTGGGTAAGCACGTGTGGGCCGACGGCGGAGTGCGGCATCCGCGCGACGTTGCGCTTGCTCTGGCTGCTGGTGCGTCGAACGTGATGATCGGCTCGTGGTTTGCCGGCACGTACGAGTCGCCCGGCGACCTCAAGGTCGATCAGGCCGGCAACGCGTACAAAGAGAGCTTCGGGATGGCGTCCAAGCGCGCAGTGGCCGCGCGCACTGCCACCGAAACGGCTTTTGATCGCGCCCGGAAGGGATTGTTCGAGGAGGGCATCTCGAGTTCACGGATGCGGCTTGATCCCGAGCGTCCCGGCGTCGAGGATCTGATCGACCAGATCTGTTCCGGGGTGCGCAGTACCTGCACGTATGCCGGTGCACGCTCACTCGAGGAACTGCACGACAAGGCAGTTCTCGGTGTGCAATCTGCTGCCGGGTTCGCCGAGGGACGACCCCTCCCCGTCGGTTGGTGA
- a CDS encoding DEAD/DEAH box helicase: MTNAVQMSSSENIDEDVVTPAADAVSAEPTITFAEIGLPEQLVAALARNSITVPSPIQAQSIPDALAGTNVLGRAQTGSGKTLAFGLPMLTRLSRHEDRPAAKRPRALVLVPTRELAFQVVDSLNSYAGALGLTVRPAVGGTPFAKQVDQLRRGVDVLVATPGRLGDHLRQGTCILDSVEITALDEADQMADMGFLPEVRSILGETPADGQRLLFSATLDREVQSLVRQFLANHVTHSTEDGRASVDTMEHYVLLVDRGQKDAVLAEIGARDGRTIMFARTKLGCEGITDRLRAVGIAAESLHGGKAQNQRTRVLERFKNGRTPVLVATDVAARGIHVDGIDLVVHVDPPADHKDYLHRAGRTARAGEKGTVVAIVLPNQKRQFKRLTGMAGVNAAAVPVTPGSAELARITGAKKPTGEPLRESSSRGERSFGDRGGSRGYQGNREGGYQGNRSSGGYQGNRSSGGYQGNRDGESRGGYQGNRSTGGYQGNRDSSERGGYQGNRSSGGYQGDRSSGGYQGNRDGESRGGYQGNRSTGGYQGNRDSRPSYGDRDSRPSTGYQGNRSTGGYQGNRDGESRGGYQGNRSTGGYQGNRDSSERGGYQGNRDSRPSYGDRDSRPSTGYQGNRSTGGYQGNRDSSERAGSTSGGGFRSRTDRRSYDGFDGPKRDQR, from the coding sequence GTGACCAACGCTGTCCAAATGTCGTCTTCTGAGAACATCGACGAAGATGTAGTAACACCCGCCGCTGACGCAGTTTCAGCTGAACCCACCATTACTTTTGCCGAGATCGGCCTGCCCGAGCAGCTTGTTGCCGCTCTGGCCCGTAACTCCATCACTGTCCCGTCCCCCATCCAGGCTCAGTCCATCCCGGACGCACTTGCCGGCACCAACGTTCTGGGCCGCGCACAGACCGGATCGGGCAAGACCCTCGCCTTCGGCCTGCCGATGCTGACCCGCCTGTCGCGCCACGAAGATCGCCCGGCCGCCAAGCGCCCCCGCGCACTCGTGCTGGTCCCCACCCGTGAACTTGCATTCCAGGTGGTCGACTCCCTGAACTCCTACGCCGGCGCCCTCGGACTCACGGTCCGTCCCGCTGTCGGTGGTACGCCGTTCGCCAAGCAGGTCGACCAGCTCCGCCGCGGCGTGGACGTACTCGTCGCTACGCCGGGCCGTCTCGGCGATCACCTGCGCCAGGGCACCTGCATCCTCGACTCGGTGGAAATCACCGCACTCGACGAAGCCGATCAGATGGCAGACATGGGCTTCCTCCCCGAGGTTCGCTCGATCCTCGGCGAGACCCCGGCAGACGGACAGCGTCTACTGTTCTCCGCAACCCTCGACCGTGAGGTCCAGTCGCTGGTCCGCCAGTTCCTGGCCAACCACGTCACCCACTCCACCGAGGACGGCCGCGCAAGCGTCGACACGATGGAGCACTACGTACTTCTCGTCGATCGCGGACAGAAGGACGCGGTTCTCGCCGAGATCGGTGCCCGCGACGGACGCACGATCATGTTCGCCCGCACCAAGCTCGGTTGCGAAGGCATCACCGATCGCCTCCGCGCAGTCGGCATCGCGGCAGAGTCGCTGCACGGCGGCAAGGCACAGAACCAGCGCACCCGCGTCCTCGAGCGTTTCAAGAACGGCCGCACTCCCGTGCTCGTCGCCACTGACGTCGCAGCCCGCGGCATTCACGTCGACGGCATCGACCTCGTTGTGCATGTCGATCCCCCGGCTGATCACAAGGACTACCTTCACCGCGCAGGCCGTACGGCTCGCGCCGGCGAGAAGGGCACCGTCGTTGCGATCGTTCTGCCGAACCAGAAGCGTCAGTTCAAGCGTCTGACCGGAATGGCCGGCGTCAACGCCGCTGCTGTGCCCGTCACCCCGGGTTCCGCAGAGCTCGCTCGCATCACCGGAGCGAAGAAGCCCACCGGAGAACCGTTGCGCGAGAGCTCTTCTCGTGGCGAGCGTTCCTTCGGCGACCGCGGTGGTTCACGTGGATACCAGGGCAACCGTGAAGGCGGATACCAGGGCAACCGCTCCTCCGGCGGATACCAGGGAAATCGCTCGTCGGGTGGCTACCAGGGCAACCGTGACGGCGAAAGCCGCGGCGGATACCAGGGCAACCGCTCCACGGGTGGGTACCAAGGAAACCGTGACAGCAGCGAACGTGGCGGCTACCAGGGCAACCGCTCTTCCGGCGGATACCAGGGTGATCGTTCCTCGGGTGGGTACCAGGGCAACCGCGACGGCGAAAGCCGCGGCGGCTACCAGGGCAACCGCTCGACCGGTGGCTACCAGGGCAACCGCGACAGCCGTCCGTCCTACGGAGACCGCGACAGCCGCCCCTCCACCGGATACCAGGGCAACCGCTCCACCGGTGGATACCAAGGCAACCGTGACGGCGAAAGCCGCGGCGGATACCAGGGCAACCGCTCGACCGGTGGGTACCAAGGAAATCGCGACAGCAGCGAGCGTGGCGGATACCAGGGCAACCGCGACAGCCGTCCGTCCTACGGAGACCGCGACAGCCGCCCCTCCACCGGATACCAGGGCAACCGCTCCACCGGCGGGTACCAGGGCAACCGCGACAGCAGCGAACGTGCAGGCTCGACGAGTGGCGGCGGATTCCGCAGCCGCACCGACCGTCGTAGCTACGACGGCTTCGACGGCCCGAAGCGCGACCAGCGGTAA